A window of Candidatus Neomarinimicrobiota bacterium genomic DNA:
GTGCGGCGGGGGCTCAATCGATATGATGTAGCCAACTTGAAGCTGGAGAAAATAAGTCTTTCGTGAGCATGGCAAAGGCCCGGCGATGGGTCCAGGTCGGTTTCCTCCTATTCTTTATCCTGCTTTTTATTATAGCACGCTACCCCTATTCCGGCCGCCTACCGGCGGACATCTTCCTGCGGTTCAGTCCTCTCATCCCCCTGTTTGATTTTATCGACCATTTGCGGATCTCGCTGCTGTTCTGGCCGGCGCTGATTATCCTGGTGCTGACCCCTTTTCTGGGACGCTTTTTCTGCGGCTGGATCTGTCCCCTGGGCACCACCCTGGACGTCACCAGCCGTGCCATCAAGCCGCCCGATAACCGGAAGGCGCAGCGCTGGCGGTCATTGCGACCCTTGAAGTATGTCATCCTTTTCAGCACGGTCGTGCTGGCAATCTTCTCCCTGCACGTCTGGGGCTTCTTGGACCCGCTGGCTATCTTCAACCGCGCGCTGACGGTGGTGCTCTACCCCCTGGCGACGCTGGTGGCGGAGTCCACCCTGGTAGGGCTCAGCAAGATTTCCTTCCTGGAAGGACCGGCCAACAGGCTGTATGACGGGTTTAAAGCCCTCCTGATGCCGGAACCGCAGGCCCACTTTCAGCAGGTTTTCTGGGTGGCCCTCTTCTTCGGGGCTATTCTGGCGCTGGAGAAGTTATCCCGGCGCTTCTGGTGCCGGAACCTCTGTCCCGCCG
This region includes:
- a CDS encoding 4Fe-4S binding protein; protein product: MAKARRWVQVGFLLFFILLFIIARYPYSGRLPADIFLRFSPLIPLFDFIDHLRISLLFWPALIILVLTPFLGRFFCGWICPLGTTLDVTSRAIKPPDNRKAQRWRSLRPLKYVILFSTVVLAIFSLHVWGFLDPLAIFNRALTVVLYPLATLVAESTLVGLSKISFLEGPANRLYDGFKALLMPEPQAHFQQVFWVALFFGAILALEKLSRRFWCRNLCPAGALLGFLSQFRFYERLVSATCPDCGKCYQDCKMNAIPEDKVTETNKVECIECFNCSEKCPPKAKAISYRWHWRPYHTPIDYSRR